The following proteins are co-located in the Acidimicrobiales bacterium genome:
- a CDS encoding threonylcarbamoyl-AMP synthase, with translation MADRPAPSPVAIEDAGRALVEGRAVVVPTDTVYGLAALPTVPGAVDRLFALKGRPADMPIAVLVAGLEQVEALADLSGVPRRLAEAFWPGPVTMVLPRKEGVDLPLGAPQATIGVRWPDHPVIAALAEAVGPLATTSANRTGEPTPATAAEAAAALTGPVAVVLDGGECAGTASTVVDLTGADLRVLREGAITETALRAALD, from the coding sequence GTGGCCGACCGACCCGCACCGTCCCCCGTCGCGATCGAGGACGCGGGCCGGGCGCTGGTAGAGGGTCGGGCCGTCGTGGTGCCGACCGACACCGTCTACGGGCTGGCGGCGCTGCCCACGGTGCCCGGCGCGGTCGACCGGCTGTTCGCGCTGAAGGGACGGCCGGCGGACATGCCCATCGCCGTGCTGGTCGCCGGACTCGAGCAGGTCGAGGCGCTGGCGGATCTCTCCGGGGTGCCCCGCCGGCTGGCCGAGGCGTTCTGGCCCGGGCCCGTCACGATGGTGCTGCCCCGCAAGGAGGGCGTCGACCTGCCCCTGGGCGCGCCCCAGGCCACCATCGGCGTGCGCTGGCCCGACCATCCGGTGATCGCCGCGCTGGCCGAGGCCGTCGGTCCGCTGGCGACCACCAGCGCCAACCGCACCGGCGAGCCGACGCCCGCCACCGCGGCCGAGGCGGCGGCGGCGCTGACCGGACCGGTGGCCGTGGTGCTCGACGGCGGCGAATGTGCCGGCACCGCCTCGACCGTCGTCGACCTCACCGGCGCCGACCTTCGTGTCCTGCGCGAGGGCGCGATCACCGAGACGGCCCTCCGCGCCGCCCTCGACTGA
- the prmC gene encoding peptide chain release factor N(5)-glutamine methyltransferase produces the protein MTGGAEEEGTPWRVFAAEAVARLEAAGVESPEVSVRRIVERAAGFDGAEYALGLSEPATERAMGFFDAMVERRLAGEPLQYVLGEWSFRTLDLMVDRRVLIPRPETEQVVEVALAELDALGPEAPRVVDLGTGSGAIALSVAVECPAARVWAGDVSSDALAVARANLAGIGHAGTRVTLVQGSWFEALPRELQCTLDLVVSNPPYVAASDPLPAEVADWEPAGALVPGPTGLEAIEEIVAGAPVWLRRPGALVVELAPSQADDAVILARAAGFTDARVAPDLTGRPRALVARIG, from the coding sequence GTGACGGGCGGCGCCGAGGAGGAGGGGACGCCGTGGCGGGTGTTCGCCGCCGAGGCCGTCGCCCGGCTCGAAGCAGCCGGTGTCGAGTCGCCAGAGGTGAGCGTGCGGCGCATCGTCGAGCGGGCCGCGGGGTTCGACGGCGCCGAGTACGCCCTCGGCCTCTCCGAGCCCGCCACCGAACGGGCCATGGGCTTCTTCGACGCCATGGTCGAGCGCCGCTTGGCCGGCGAGCCGCTGCAGTACGTGCTGGGGGAGTGGTCGTTCCGCACCCTCGACCTCATGGTCGACCGCCGGGTGCTGATCCCCCGCCCCGAGACCGAGCAGGTGGTGGAGGTGGCGCTGGCCGAGCTCGACGCCTTGGGACCCGAGGCACCCCGGGTGGTGGACCTCGGGACCGGCTCGGGGGCCATCGCTCTCTCCGTGGCGGTCGAGTGCCCTGCGGCTCGGGTGTGGGCCGGCGACGTGTCCTCCGACGCGCTCGCGGTGGCTCGGGCCAACCTCGCCGGCATCGGCCACGCCGGCACCCGGGTGACCCTGGTCCAGGGGTCGTGGTTCGAGGCCCTTCCCCGCGAGCTGCAGTGCACCCTCGACCTCGTGGTCTCGAACCCGCCCTACGTGGCGGCGTCGGATCCGCTGCCCGCCGAGGTGGCCGACTGGGAGCCCGCCGGCGCCCTCGTCCCCGGTCCGACCGGGCTCGAGGCCATCGAGGAGATCGTCGCGGGCGCCCCGGTCTGGCTGCGCCGGCCCGGTGCCCTGGTGGTCGAGCTCGCGCCCTCCCAGGCCGACGACGCCGTCATCCTCGCCCGGGCCGCCGGCTTCACCGACGCCCGCGTCGCCCCCGACCTCACGGGTCGTCCCCGCGCCCTCGTCGCCCGCATCGGCTGA